The nucleotide sequence tttttcatcaaaatttttatcgttaTCGTTATCACAACCGcattttcttatcattttcatttctgaaacttttgTTGTAAAATAATCCAGCAGATGGCACTAAATATGTGCCGatctttgaattttgtttttttaccgCGATTTGCCGCTAGATTGAAAATGTCGTCGAAAGTCGAATTTTACTGTTTTCTGTTTTGCTTGCTTTTGAAGTTCTAGAATCGTAGAATGTGTAGAAGTACGTTTGATTTCCATTAACGTTATTAATTCTTGTTAAATTTCAGGAAGTTCAAAATTATAGTTGTTCTTTGCTCTCGCAATTACATTTTTACGCATTTTTATAATCTTCTTAATATCTCACGATGGATTTACCATTTCGTGCGGAATACGCTAAGAGTGGTCGTGCTGCTTGTAAAGGATGCAAGACTCCTATTTCTAAAGACACGCTGAGATTAGCTGTTATGGTTCAGGTAATATATTTACTCTTACATGTAATCAACTAACTGAACGTAGTATGTAGAACTATTTATTCACCCTCTCACGTATTTCTTCACAGTCGCCCATGTTTGACGGAAAAGTTCCGCATTGGTATCACGTTTCTTGTTTCTTCGCTAAACAGCGTGTTAAAAGTGTTGGAGATGTATCGCATTTCGAATCGCTGAGATGGGAGGACCAAGAATTGATCAGATCTAAAGTGGCTGGAGGTATGTTCGCAATGATATATCCGATTGATGGAAGGGATCTTAATGAACTCAATTTCAGGTCCTTCTGGATCAAGTAGTGGAGTTAGTAATGGAACGTCTGCTGGCGGGAGTGCGAAGAAAGCATCTAAACGGAAAGGAAAAAGTGGTTTGGCAGATTTCTCTATCGAATACTCAAAGTCCAGTCGTGCGACTTGTCGTGGTTGTgaagataaaattgtcaaagtaaATACGTCATTACACATATGTTTTTTATAACCTTTGAATTGTTTCACAAAATAGAATTCTTTACATTGTAGGAAGAAATCAGAGTTTCTAAAAAAGACTTCGATAGTGATGAAGGAAGACGTTACGGTGGTATTGATTTGTGGCACCATTTGGAATGTTTCTCAAAAGTTAGACAAGAACTTGAATTTTGGGATTCCGGGCCCAAACTTCCTGGTTACAAGACGTTAAAAAAAGAAGATCAAGATAAAGTCAAGAAAATGTTACCTCAGATGGAACCGTAAGTAAAATATTGCGAAACCCAATGTATTATTCACTTTGAATTTAATTCATTGTTTCTTTTGTAGAATTAAAGTTAAAAAAGAAGAATCTGATGTCGACGGAGTAGAACCgcccaaaaaaccaaaaattgaaagcgaTAATGTTATGAAACAACAGAATCAAATGATGTTTTATTACCGCGATCAtttgaaattacttcaaaaaaaacatttgactGCTTTACTGGAATATAACAATCAACAAGTTCCTGCGGGTACCGAAAGTGTAAGTAACGTTAAGTTTTAATGCGCGCTGTGTAGTTTTCGATTCGCTATAATGTAATTGTTATTTCAGATGTGTGATAGATTAGCTGATGCGATGACGTTCGGGGCATTACTTCATTGCAAAGAATGTAGACATGGTCAAATAGTGTTTCGTTCCGGTGTTGGATATTTCTGTTTGGGCAATAAGGACGAATGGGTAAAGTGTGAAGCAGTTACAGATGACCCCAAACGAAAACCTTTTCGAGTACCAGACGACTTGaaagagaaatttgaatttttgtgagtGTTTCGCGGTTTTTACTCGATTGTAAATCGTATTCGGTCttaattattattctttttcaGAGCGTCGTACAAATATAAACCTcagaaaagaatttttcaatctaaTCAACCTACTGTGTCGAATGCTAGTGTACTCAGCGGCGCTTATGCTGGCAAAAGCATGAAAAGTGAACCATCTACGTCTGggtgattaataatttttcaattctttatcGAAATCTCGTATTattttacctaataaaatatgtttttgtttttcacagaCCAAGAGTGATTCGCGATTTACCACTTAAGAATATAGAAGTAGCTTCACTTGGAAAATTACCGTTGAATAAAGAAGAATTGAAGTTGAAAGTTATGAAATTAGGCGGAAAGTTGGCGTCTAAAATTACCGATCAAACAACTGTTATTATCGCTCCACCTGGTAATATCGCGGTTTTTGTTGTATTTGTTATGATTGCTGAgtggaaaaataatgaattttgtttttatagatGTATTTAAAGGctcttcgaaatttttaaaagtggccGAAGAAAATGGAATTCAGATAGTTCCTTTCGAATTTTTAGAAGAATGTGATAAACCAGGAGCAAATGGTATTTTGAATATCAACAAGATGAATTTAGCGACTTGGGGTTCCgatgtaattattttatttccatCTTTGAAATTTGTAGTTTCATTATTGTGTTTCTCATTTtacgtgtttattttttcagccTTCTAATCGTATGAATTTTGATGTAGTCGActcgaaatcgaaatcgaaatctCTCAGCTTTAGTAGTAAGATTACCCTACCCTAATACATATGCAACATTTTATTATCTGATTCTTGACTATGAACTATGTTGTAAttgttatgtattttttcaaggtggCAAGTACAAGTCGAATCTCCCGTCTAAAGTAAAGCTTAAAGTTCAAGATGGTGTGGCCGTTGATCCAGTCTCTGGATTGGAGGATGTAGCCCATGTGTACCGTTTCAACAAAGACATCTATACCACTGTACT is from Planococcus citri chromosome 1, ihPlaCitr1.1, whole genome shotgun sequence and encodes:
- the Parp gene encoding poly [ADP-ribose] polymerase, coding for MDLPFRAEYAKSGRAACKGCKTPISKDTLRLAVMVQSPMFDGKVPHWYHVSCFFAKQRVKSVGDVSHFESLRWEDQELIRSKVAGGPSGSSSGVSNGTSAGGSAKKASKRKGKSGLADFSIEYSKSSRATCRGCEDKIVKEEIRVSKKDFDSDEGRRYGGIDLWHHLECFSKVRQELEFWDSGPKLPGYKTLKKEDQDKVKKMLPQMEPIKVKKEESDVDGVEPPKKPKIESDNVMKQQNQMMFYYRDHLKLLQKKHLTALLEYNNQQVPAGTESMCDRLADAMTFGALLHCKECRHGQIVFRSGVGYFCLGNKDEWVKCEAVTDDPKRKPFRVPDDLKEKFEFLASYKYKPQKRIFQSNQPTVSNASVLSGAYAGKSMKSEPSTSGPRVIRDLPLKNIEVASLGKLPLNKEELKLKVMKLGGKLASKITDQTTVIIAPPDVFKGSSKFLKVAEENGIQIVPFEFLEECDKPGANGILNINKMNLATWGSDPSNRMNFDVVDSKSKSKSLSFSSGKYKSNLPSKVKLKVQDGVAVDPVSGLEDVAHVYRFNKDIYTTVLSLVDLQSGRNSYYKLQVLESNDKKTYWLFRSWGRVGTDIGGNKLEHKASREDAITEFEALFEDKTANMWRNRANFVKVPGKMNWVDISYDDESIDKSTLSAVPSKLPQPVQNLITLIFNVDTMKNVMLEFELDMEKMPLGKLSKKQMKKAFEVLTELQNCISASGDKMSNQKILGLTNQFYTLIPHSFGIDNPPLLNDLDTIKQKDEMLSALMEIEIAYSMLRDVDSDNKDVHAIDSYYLKLKADISPLNKTDQEFQTLQLYVQNTHAETHRNYDLEIMEIYKVERQGEHKRYKPFKKLHNRKLLWHGSRLTNFAGILSQGLRIAPPEAPVTGYMFGKGIYFADMVSKSANYCMTNYTNNTGMVLLCEVALGDMHELTHAQDIKKPPAGKHSVKGLGITEPAAHQSVVREDGVEIPLGKGIHTGRQTSLLYNEYIVYDVAQVKVEYLVQLKFLHK